The sequence ttgaaaatttatggaaaatggtggtgttttagaagaaagtagtgaaaaggaatgaagtatgaggtgaaaacattatctcctgcacttagtttgcactgattagtagtctcatagtgatgaaattttgattttactaccattgaaaaaacgccatctcttgcattaatcgttttgactggtaccttattgatgatgctaacctctcaagcaaagttttccacACTGTGCCagcaaagtactctttaatgggtaaaaaagtacccatttcaaagttaaatagttcaactcattaaaagagtaaacatcgtttactcattaatgagtaaaaggcATGTACGTCATATTCGGGCGTACTTTTTACCCATtatagaaaaaaacatttttggagaaatgggtatttttcactcttgattatttaaaaaaacgaacagtgggtaatgtctgtgacataaccgctaagtggacgtaggacttgacttgaccatgcctttaaaatacataatatgtccaaatttctcacatcaactattttggataaataatcggcgttgcataccattccttggcaaaatcttctcatcaaaccgacacggaaatcaaatctacctcaaacCTCGAACCtcgtgggccaatcagctagtgtcttgtatcccgcttctttgtcagccaaagcgtcaccatcatcaacgcgttcgagaagggcttcttctttttacgcttgttgctcgctgctggcgtctattttctaacaggacttttcgcttgatacaggccaataagccgggcaagcgagcttagaattgcagttcaggtgagaagtacgtgttcttttctgagacaacattgttagtagtagaaggaaggaaacacccggaaacaatgtttatctacatattttttatcaatgccaaaaatccaacatttgatgaaaaatcgattgatagtttattaatgtttgagctgttatcggtgttttttttttatccaaataagattatgtgagagatttggacatcttatgaatctttaaaggcatggtcaagcgaagtccttcgtccacttcgcggttaaatcagaaaaattatccactgttcgttttgacgttatttatgaaaatcacgcataaaattttatctctagaatattggattggcACCCAagcacaatttctatcccgaagggttgTCACGCAAgctaattaaatttttaaaacgattctactgcgaaaaactctttagtagATCTTGAAAACTTGAGATCGTAGAAAACTTGATCAATGAATCGTCCACTTTGAACGTACAGGGGCACACTagaagttaactttctgaaagcagtgtggcgaaaggcatctaaggttcgatttctcaaatttAAGCACCTCAatcaacaaaaatatttggtgGGCATACTAGCGAACACCATccatcataaccggtaccatatagtttttcatgaaaagttcctaattttgagaaaacccgcgttagatgtctttcgccatatcaATTTCTGGAGGTTAACTATTTGcgtatatacgatagcgcctggctgtggaagtggcgggtagaaaatcagccactgtcaataattcatcttgttcagtgttgtcattgacagtctatcgtcacaccgccgagccgcgcttactgtccggtaggcttctcctttgtgcggtggcctcgacaatgccggaccgaaaatgccgatgatgctgacgattctgccttgctcttgagaaagcttaagtttgcgattgcgtagctgagacgatggagcaacacttcaaaagttctgGTGCTGTggttgctttgcctgttcttgtcagatctcagggtcagattgagaggaaaaaatcgtgctgcgctttttatgccttcctgacctagcgagagctcattcgctgacgtctgcaccaatcagagcgtggcaatggaatgatgcaagaatgatgcggtactcatatttataggttctcgtgaattcaatattttgctttgaaaacagttttaggcctattgaaacaagttttcgggtcttatcaagcatggacatgaaaggcatacttgaaatctgtcgattgaggggcttaccgcagaaatttgtccactgagacgaacgctattaacgtttaaaatctttcaacacagcgtaacgcggtcgatttgaatatttcgaaatgatacccggtatagtaaagagagacgtaagtcctacgtcaaaaatcttgctgcgcttttttatgccttcctgacctagcgagagctcattcgctgacgtctgcaccaatcagagcgtggcaatggaatgatgcaagaatgatgcggtactcatatttataggttctcgtgaattcaatattttgctttgaaaacagttttgggcctattgaaacaagtttttcgggtcttatcaagcatggacatgaaaggcatacttgaaatctgtcgattgaggggcttaccgcagaaatttgtTCACTGAagcgaacgctattaacgtttaaaatctttcaacacagcgtaacgcggtcgatttgaatatttcgaaatgacacccggtatagtaaagagagacgtaagtcctacgtcaaaatggccTGAATGTAATGATATTCATCGAAAAAGTGACGCAATTACAAGGTATATGTAAAATaactctttaatttatttattattttcttgtAGATACATAACAAGACATAGTATGTATTTAGAACAGCAACTTTGCTATTTTTGCTCGCCAATCTGTTTTACCGGGTCGCATCGAGGAACCCAGTGGACGACAGGTTCCGCAATTAAGGACGCGTTTTATGGGTGGGTTCTCCAACGGCGGCCGCCTCAGGAGCCAGTCAACTAAATCGATGGCTTTGTGCCAACCATCTCGGACAATGTACTCCCGATCGCCGCAACAACGGAATCGCCAGGGGAATATGGATATGAAGCTGGCATCCTGCAGACCGTGCACTGGCAGTACCAATTTCACATCCTCGATGTACCCAAGCACGACACAATCCATATTAACGCTAATCAATCCAACACTATGCTCGTACTGCGGCCTGcgggtgaaaaaaatatttattttgtgtagGGGGCCGGGTTATGAGGAACTTACATTGTAATCACTTCCACAAAGTCCGATTTTCCTGCGACGTTGTCGGATGAATTTGGCTGAAGTACAGAAGGCATATCGTTGCATCCCTTCATCATGAACAGCAAAAAATATTCACCGCAGTCCGATGATTCTATTCTGGAAAGAAAAGTAAGATTGAAATGGAAAGGTTCGGCGCATCCAGCAACCAACTTACAATCCTTGTCTTGGGAATCCTCACATGATGGAACAGCTCCTTATTACCGTTAGGTGCCGTTTTAGCCTTGCCATCCATGACGGGGTACCGCGCGTAATAGTATGGTAATATTAGATTtcgtaatattttaaaatatttacctAACCAACAAACTAGCAAATATGCTACAATCGACAAATCGTTTGTTTGAAAgtacaattttattttcactcatTAAAGGGTATAAACAAGGAGCTTTAAAATGGGCATAAAACACTCATTTTGCAAAGAAAATAATCAcccattttttgacagtttcatATATCGCCAAAAAAGGGGTGATTTTTACTCTTTAAAGAGTATTGTCGGGTTTACAGtgcaaagcttcaaatgtgcacgcttaaaatcaataacacagagatgtgtttgcatcacacaaaacggacctaatgtggaacatcccctagatgagcgacagttacacaggcacaaaaatgcctcgtacggtcgtgataacggtccttttcaacatgtaaacgtttgtacagatttcttgtttcatgaggaaccaaatactgttgaaaatattgaaatccaagcttcaataaaaccacacgagctatttttgtggctgtgttactatcgctcatctaggggatgttccacattaggtctgttttgtgtgatgcaaacacatctctgtgttattgattttaagcgtgtggaacacgaaaactaatggacgaacacacacgcgctagagacccgaagccgatgacttcagccgctcgcctcaacacagctgtaaaagtttcgtcgttggaaataaaaatcgcatacctacgtacatgctttctcgtgcgctcgttacgtttgctgccattttgtttcatgctttggaaggaaagaagaggcgtgtcattaaggctaactgcatttggtttgggtggtttggttggtttgggtggaatgatggtgtagtttgggcatatgggtgatttgaacataacgttcgttttcatacacctctttatttccatattatgcggcttttttttcatttatatttatgtgaattgttggtttcattttcacaaatgtacttgtacaattattacacaaagggatgcaaaatcaatgtatgacatacaactatgtagtattattgaactttaatattacattggtgaaaaaacactacgtgggaatcaggaaagttggaaacatatcgaattttaatccattatatttttcaaaacgcgccgttgcgctaatcattgtatttactatcgctaatcattgtactaccgcacgatcgcatatttgtaacatatgcattttttcctttctcgtacaacaaagttgtaccgaaaggctatatgattgctaaaaaaacttgatagaaggcccggagacccatagtgttatataccgatcgactcagctcgacaaactgaggtgacgtctgttttttgtgtatgtgtgtgtgtatgtgtacaaattttgtaggcacactttttagaacttagaattatccgatttactcgcaacaagttgcattcgacggggaattgtttgctattggaaatgggcccgatcattgcttttcggaattattgaaaaatcattgtttttccccaaaggtcccccttaaaaattcaaagaacattttttttttgaatggtggcaaggcaaaaatattaaaaatgatcaaaaaaatgtgatctattcccccaaagagcttttttgacctttctaatgtgatatttcaatatattttataatgcacgagaaaggcatcatcactgctaggtggattaatctgggttttattaaaagaaaacagaaaataaTTTTTGTCATAGAAAAGAGAACTTGGGCATTGAAGTAAGGGACTCTATATTCTCCGATTTACAGGTGCGGGCTGTATGTTCTCAGAACTAAGAGATGCAGAATTCATTTCACGCTTACATACCGCCGAAAATATCGCGGTCACTTTTCGTAAATCCGACATTCATCACTAGATCGATTGTTACTTTTTCTCCGTGGAATGTCCCGATGGATAAAATGGCCGGTGATTTTCCACGATCTGTTTATCATCAAGATTCCTTACTCTGCGGCAGACTATAAGGAGGCTGCCCTATCCTGTTTCGAGCTCCATTCCTTTGCTCTGCTGCTTGCCATTCAGAGGTTCAGGAGCAATCCAATATTCCTCCCTATTGCATTCCGTCTTCAGAAGATgctccatataggaatggaagttAAGTTCATCGTTTTCATCGGGACTCCGCTGTACAATCCCTATTTCATAAAAAAagcaattaaaataaattaacacaaTGAAAACAATGGAAAGTAATGAAAATGCTTACCTTTTTGCCTTCTAATCGAGGATAATTACGAATGTTAATTTCGGTTTCTCGAAGAGTTTCGTCGTTGCGGCCATATTTTAAGATTTGGTATACGGCAACCGTAACAATTATGTGTggaaccaaatatttttttactattagATTCGAATAATAATGTTTATGTTTGCGATACATATACAATAAAAATCACGCTTTTATATGTTATATACTACCCTATAATATAGAAGGGGTGTATCCATGGTATTTATTGATGAACGCATAAAATTAATGTTCATCATATCTAATAAATATTATAGTTTTTAGGCCAATAAATTTTATGATTGCAATTTTATTAGTGTAGTGTTATGTACTTATATAACTACGAATCATAATACAGTCGGGAATCGTTGTTTgagattttaatacttgggtcagtTTTTAATGGCAATTGGGCCAATTGGGCATCCGGTGGATAGCTAAAATGCCAACTAAAATGCAATCTTACGTCTAAATgtaatgtaaacacggaaaacgggtttgggcgtcactggacatcatttgtgatgttcaagtcgaaatgcacgtgttcaaatggctgtcagttgacctaactaaaaaaccgaattcacGACTGTAAAGCTGacgaacaataaaaaagttatagcgatttcaatttggggtcaatatgaacCCAAAGCACAttcaacgtaagttttttttttgataaaagtacactgtagatctcattttcaagatttttcgagctTTGCACCtataggagacagatctcggcgagttttaccaaactaccaaaaattaggagaatgggttgaaaactaaaaatattGCAACCTTTCAAAGTGACCTGGGGTCAtgttgaccccagagcacagacgaAAGGTTAAAACATAATTACTTATAAATATTAGTCCTAAAAATGTCACGTTATTTATGGATGTTACgaagtattaaaataaaatattttgtaaaaaatagcTTCTCATTTACATAGACGATCAACGCTACATGTAGGccccatttcaagaaaaatccagGTCCTGTTGGTCCGTTGTGTAATCAAATACAATATGCCTAgaatacagagccttctatcgaaattttggcttCCGCATTGTTTTATAAACATTCTTCTAGGTACTCCTAAGTaaataaaaaggcaaaaaaaatgctgtctggttttttttttggtttctatAGTTACGTACGCTTTGATAGTGCGTACAGTAAAATAACGCAGGTGTACGTAGTGCTATCGAGGTATGATTGTAATAGGATAAATTTATTCACATAATAAGAGCAAACTGCCAAACTTGTCAAAATCTGTAGTGCAAAAATTGAATGTCGGTGCCGTGTTGAACGGGTTTAAGATGATTAggcaacaaagccacaaatcggtcaTCTTAGAAACCCCATGCGTTTTGCAGAAATTTTTCAATAGCACGTGTTGAGAGAACCATGCCGCGCACATGGGGTGAAACATAAGTTTCACGAGATTTCATATAAGATTTGCCCATCTGGCTTGGTCAATCCTGTAACTACATTTTCATTGTGTATTGCATTCTGTTTACGGCAATTATGTGACTGTATGGCATTTTGTCTAGGATTccgatcctatttgggcacctgaataaatgaaatctaTTCAGTAGCTGAACTTGCTGAACTTCTGAGCTATGAACGAAAACTTATAGGAAACTTTTACAAGTGTAATAGGTGTGATACTTAATGTAATGTTATACTTATTCTTCATATTTTCAATCGAAAAAGCAGTAACTTAATTTTGATTTCAGTTTCTCTTACATGTAAACTAACATAATTATGGAATCAATCACATTTAAATGCATCGTTACATGATTTCAATAAACGTGAAAAAAAACTACATACAGTACTACTATATTCCTTTTTAGATCAACCTTCATTACAAGAACTACATACGCTCAGCCATTACAGGAACAGTTACTCGCGTATCTTTTCAACTTTATCTTACCAAGTAGACATGTCATCTAAGTCGCTTTCAGCATAATTAACGACATCAGCGAAGGCTGATCACGCCAGTCGCTTTTCAGTTCCAAGCAGCTGGGCGATCTCCACTCAAGCCGAACTTGGAGCAACATCAAACCGTGAATCACAGGACATTGGTACTCTAACCTCTCCGCAGGCCCATACACCATAACGCTGTGCCATCAGCGCCGTCGCAGCTGAAGATGCGCTCACATGGCTCGAACCCGCCGAGGTGAGCAATAAACAACTCAATAAAACCACTCGCTCCTCATTAGACCCTGCTCCCCGCTGCTGCTGATGCATGCTGCTGGCTGGCTGAGCCGGATTAAATTCGTCCTATAAAACACACCCATCCGCGAGGAGCACTTACAAGAAAACTCAATAAACACACATTGAACTGGATGCCCTCTGCTGCCGTTGCTTTCGCGCAAGCCACGACAACGATGCTAACAGATGCGTAAGTGAATTAAATGAATGACCGTATCAGTTcctgttttaatttttcagatGACCATCCGTTTGCACCTTGATTGGAAAATTATAGAACCGAAGGCCCATTCTATCGAGTTTGCTAATACGGCTGGCTCGAGTTGTGCACATAGGCGGTAGAAGGTTCAAGGGATCCGTGACAAGGATATGCccgtttttattgttttatgcCCTATAGAATGATAGGAAACATAGAATGTGATGATAGAAAGATGATTTTTGAATTAGattcaccaaaaaaaaaactgtttgttTCCCTTACATCGTATATACCCCACCTACCGCTAAAGTAGAATCCAGGTTGCATGATTGCTATTGCCCTATTTGTTTTACTTTGCTTTAATCAGGAAAAGCAATATTTAAAAGTTAAGCGGAATTGGTTCTAAGTTATAGGGCTTTTATTGAATACAACTTGTTCTGTAGTAGCTAAATAAAATGTCATAGCAATTTAAGGTCTCAGAAAACATGACTGTCCGTAACTCGTATCATCCTAGGTCCAATCAGAAGTCTCGTCCTTGTACCGTTTTGgatcaaattccgaacatgactcatattccaaacactCGCTTTTATATGGCTGttttggctttattcgtgtaattcttTCCATAGACTCTTAATTgttttgtaatcttgatcctgaGTGAGGAAAACCAATGAAAATGTCAGTATGAAGGCGCAAAActccagtgttcggaatatgagtcatgttcgggatttgagccaaaacggtactTCAATCGTGCCGTTGCGATTATGTTGTACTTTGATGACAGTGAGTCCCCAACGGTAATAACCATTTGCAACCGCAGTGACGTTCTAATTTTCATATTGTTTAagtagaaagaataaaaaattcaAGTGAaatgaaaatctttaaaaatcttCTTACCAAATCTTCAATTTTTAAGTAAAATACAGGAAGGTAAATACATCGCAGATCAATATTGAAACACTGTCTATGGTATGGCAACTTAAATTGCCAACATTCAATGATCGTTCATATCACAAAAGTCATGAATGAATAAGGCACGCTGCATGGAATGTGAAACCCCAGCAAAAGACAAAGCGTTTCCACATAGAGGGAACGGTGAGCAAAGGATGCTTGGGTGGTGCGGAGAATGCCATACAATTCGTCCCACAAGTGGTGAACCTGTGACCTCTTGTCTTATTTTTCTCCTGAGTCGTTCCTTGGCACCGTTGCAATGATCGTCGTTGGCAGCGGCAGTGAGGTCTCCTCGCTGTTGGATTTGGGTATGCCTTCATACATATATTGTATATGGGGTCATCAATAAATTTGTAAACGCAGAGGGGAGGGTGCAATAGAATTTTCTCAACGCCAAATATGAGTTTCAAACACAAATTTATTTGATCCTGATCGGAGTTGCAATAATCATTGTATTGAGATCAGACCGCAGAATGATGAGAAGGCTTTACGCATGTGTCACGTAATTTCTGGATGATCCCCGAATGGGTGCAGCAGCCGACGACTGGCGTCGGATCATTTTTTATGACGAGGTTTCGCGCACTGACGAAGGCGGCGGTGCCATGCGATCGATGGTATGATCTGTCGAACGATTAAATGAATCGTTAAATCGCACGTTTTTGCTTCGCATTCATACATGCGATCGTTTAGCGGGGAGGAGATGGGTAGATCCTGTTTGATTGAACTTCGCGATGACCTCCAGCGGCTGAAACTGGTGGCGTCTAGGCTGGGTTGGAATCGTATCCAGTCGTCATGACACAACAAGGCAGAAGTGACTGTGTTCAGACCACAactatgttgaaaatttcgCCTAGGCCATTTTGCAAAGGAGTTATGATGTCACAAGTCTATTCTTGCGGAGCAGCTCAACTTGTGTCGAAacaagcattttatttattgccAAAAGGGGCAACTGGACACAGAAAATTAGCATATTTTGCCAACTGACTAATCTCGTTCCGGAAAGTCGG comes from Armigeres subalbatus isolate Guangzhou_Male chromosome 2, GZ_Asu_2, whole genome shotgun sequence and encodes:
- the LOC134216513 gene encoding uncharacterized protein LOC134216513, encoding MMKGCNDMPSVLQPNSSDNVAGKSDFVEVITMPQYEHSVGLISVNMDCVVLGYIEDVKLVLPVHGLQDASFISIFPWRFRCCGDREYIVRDGWHKAIDLVDWLLRRPPLENPPIKRVLNCGTCRPLGSSMRPGKTDWRAKIAKLLF